The DNA sequence TAGAGGTCATGCGGATCTGACGGTTATCGGTCAGCTCCAGGTTGGAAATCACCATCAGCTGCGGCAGATTGCGACGCAGGAAGCGGGCCAGCAGCGCACGCAGAGGATGGTTAACCAGCAGCACCGGTGGCGCACCCAGCGCTTCCTGCTGAGCAAGGGCATTCTGTGCCTGAGCCAGCAGACGATCGGCCAGGCCCGGCTCCAGTCCGCCACCGCCCTGTAATGCCTGAAGCAGCAGACGTTCAAGCGTGGTATCCAGCCCGATAACCTGCACTTCACCATTGCCCGGATACCATTGCTGAGTAATCGCCCGGCCCAGCGCCACACGCACAACTGACGTCAGCTCATGCGGATCGGTCTGCACGGTGGCATGTTCGGCCAGCGTTTCAATAATGGTGCGCATATCGCGGATAGAGACTTTTTCTGCCAGCAGATTTTGCAGCACTTTGTGCAGCGTAGTCAGCGTGATCACGCCCGGAATCAAGTCTTCTGTCAGCTTCGGCATCTCCTGCGTCACGCGGTCCAGCAGCTGCTGCGCTTCCTGACGGCCAAACAGCTCGCTGGCGTACTGACCAATCAGGTGATTCATATGGGTCGCCACCACGGTACTGGCTTCCACGACCGTAAAGCCCTGAATCTGCGCCTGCTCTTTCAGCGCGCTGTCAATCCAAATGGCGGACAGACCAAAGGCGGGATCCACCGTGACTTCACCCGGCAGGGTTCCTGCGGCGGTGCCTGGGTTAATCGCCATCCAGCGGCCCGGATAAGCATCACCACTGCCAATCTCCACCCCTTTCATCAGGATCCGGTAGCGCGCTGGCGGCAGATCCATATTGTCCCGGATATGCACCACCGGCGGCAGGAACCCCATCTCCTGGGCGAATTTTTTACGGATGCTGCGGATACGGCCCAGCAGTTCGCCATCCTGAGTATTATCCACCATCGGGATCAGACGGTAGCCCACTTCCATGCCCAGCGAGTCTTCCAGCTGAACGTCGGTCCAGGAAGCTTCAACGTTAGCCGGGGTTTCGGTGGGTTTAACCATGCTGCTCTGCGGCGCGGCTTTTGGCTTGCTCTCTTTACCGCGCAGATACCAGGCGAGGCCCAGCAACGCAGCGGTGAACAGCAGGAACACCAGGTTAGGCATGCCGGGAACCAGCCCCAGCAGGCCCAGAACGCCCGCACTCAGCATCATCACGCGAGGGTTTTTGAACAGCTGAGTGACCATCTGTTCGCCAACGTCCTGATCGGTGGCCACGCGGGTTACGATAACACCTGCCGCGGTCGAGATAACCAGCGCCGGGATCTGCGCAACCAGACCGTCACCGATGGTCAACAGCGTATAGGTTTCCGCCGCGTGGCCCACGTCCATTCCATGCTGCACAACACCCACCAGCAGGCCGCCAATGACGTTGATGACCATGATCATGATACCGGCGACGGCATCCCCACGAACGAACTTACTTGCACCGTCCATTGACCCGTAGAAATCCGCTTCCTGGGTCACTTCGGCACGGCGTTTCTTCGCTTCGTCCTCGCCAATCAGACCGGCGTTCAGGTCGGCGTCGATCGCCATCTGTTTGCCGGGCATGCCGTCCAGCACAAAGCGCGCGCCCACTTCAGCAATACGGCCAGCACCCTTGGTGATAACCATAAAGTTGATGATAACGAGGATGATAAACACCACGATACCGATGGCGAAGTTGCCGCCAACAAGGAAGTGGCCGAAAGCTTCAACCACCTGGCCGGCAGCGGCGGCACCCGTATGCCCTTCCATCAGGATAATACGGGTAGAGGCCACGTTCAGCGCCAGGCGCAGTAAGGTGGAGAACAGCAGAATGGTGGGGAAAGCGGCGAATTCAAGGGTTTTCTGGGTGAACATCGCCACCAGCAGCACCATGATCGACAGCGCAATATTAAAGGTGAATAACAGATCGAGGATGAAAGGCGGCAGCGGCAGCACCATCATCGACAGGATCATCAGGATCAATACCGGCCCGGCCATTACCTGCCATTGGGTATCTTTCATATTCGGTAACCGTAATAAAGCGGCCAGGTTCGCCATCAGTCTTTCTCATCAGGAACAAAGTCCAGCGCTTCCGGCACCGGTAAATTGTTTGGTTTTTTCGGAGCCAGGCCACCCTCAAGCTTCCAGCGACGGAGCTGCCAGACCCAGGCCAACACTTCTGCTACAGCCGCATATAACGTACCAGGAATATGCTGACCAATTTCACTATGTCGATAAAGCGCACGCGCCAGCGGCGGTGCTTCCAGAATCGGAACGCGGTGCTCTTTACCTAATTCACGGATACGCAGGGCCACTTCACCTGCCCCTTTCGCCACCACTTTTGGCGCGCTCATTTTGCGTTCGTCGTACTTCAGCGCCACGGAGAAGTGTGTCGGGTTAGTTACAATCACGTCAGCTTTTGGCACATCGGCCATCATGCGGCGGCGAGCGGCGGCGCGCATTTGCTGACGGATACGCCCTTTAACGTGCGGGTCGCCTTCCTGCTGTTTGTGCTCGTCACGGATATCCTGACGAGTCATGCGTAATCCTTTGAAGTAGCTGTAGAGCTGCCAGAACACGTCAAAACCCACCATCGGCGACAGGCCCAGAATCACCAGCATGCAGCACATGGCAATCATGTTCAGCGAGCTGGCCAGCGCGGTATAAGGCGATTCGCTGACTAACCGCAGCATTTCTGGCCAGTTGTGCTTGATAAAAATCCAGGTCACACAGCCAACCAGAATGGCTTTCAGGATCGATTTCACCAGCTCGGTGGCGGTCTGTGCGGAAACCAGCTTCGCCAGCCCTTTAATCGGGTTCATCTTGCCGAAATCGACCTTGATCGCTTTCCCGCTAATCAGCACGCCGCCTAACAGCATCGGGGCTGCGATAGCAACCACCACCAGCCCGGCCATAATCGGCAGTAGCGAGTAAACAGCCTGAAGAAACAATGAACTGATCAGCCGCAGCATCTGGCTGGTATCGCTGACCACTGAGTGATCGAAGTTAAGACCCTGAGCCAGCAAACGGCCGATTTTACGGGCCATTGATTCGCCACCCATCCACAAAATACCGAAGCCTGCCACCAGCATCAGCACGGATGTCAGTTCGCGCGAGCGCGGAACCTGACCTTCTTCTCGTGCTTTTTCTATTCGGTGGGCGGTTGCGGATTCGGTCTTTTCCTCTTCGCTATCTCCAGACACGGCAAACTCACCTTCAGGATGAAATTTCAGGTGTCAGAATGCCAAATTCGCGCAGGGATGAAGCCACGAGTAAACGCGTAAAAAGGGGGTTATTTGAGGGATAGTAAAAAAGGGCCGGTAAAAACCGGCCCCGGAGGGCATGTCGAACTTAAAACCCGAGGCTGTCCAGCAGGTCGTCGACCTGGTCCTGATTGGCGACCACGCCAGGCGCTTCACCATTAATCTGCGGACCGTTCTTCAGGCTGTCGGCATCTTTCTTCGGCCGTACAGGCTGTTCCGGCATGTTTTCCAGCAGCACCATCAACAGCTGACGCTCAATTTCCTGGATCACATCCATCATGCGTTTGATGACCTGACCAGTCAGATCCTGGAAGTCCTGCGCCATCATGATTTCCATCAGTTGGGCGTTGGTAAAACCCGTATGCTCAGGGACGGATTCCAGATATCCACGGGTATCCGAAACCAGTGAGCGGGCATCTGCCAGTTCGATAGGATTCTCAAACCACTCATCCCAGCGGCCTTTCAGTGCTTTAGCTCCATTCTCCATTTCGGCCTGACGTGGCTGCGCAGCTTCTACACAGTTCAGGGCGCGCTCGGCCGCCTGCGCGGTCATTTGCACAACGTAATCCAGGCGATCGCGGGCGTCGGGAATGGCTTCCGCCGCTTCAGCAATGGCCTGATCCAGTCCCAGCTCACGCAGGCTGTCGCGCAGCATCCGCGTCAGCGAACCAATTCGGGAGATTATTTCGTTTGCTGAAGCTGCATCTGTACTTGGTTTCGAAAGTTCGCTCATCTCGGCTCCTTACATACCCAGCTTTTCGAAGATCTTGCCTAATTTTTCTTCAAGGGTCGCTGCGGTAAAAGGTTTAACGACATAGCCACTGGCACCCGCCTGAGCAGCCGCAATAATGTTCTCTTTCTTCGCTTCTGCCGTCACCATCAGCACCGGGAGTTTACCCAGCGTGCTGTCGGCGCGAATAGTTTGCAGCAGTTGCAGACCGTCCATGTTCGGCATGTTCCAGTCGGAAACCACGAAGTCAAAACCACCGGTACGCAGTTTGGCCAGTGCATCAACACCGTCCTCTGCTTCTTCAACGTTATTGAAGCCGAGTTCTTTCAGCAGGTTACGGACGATACGACGCATCGTGTTGAAGTCGTCGACCACCAGAAACCGCATATTTTTATCAGCCATAAATACTCCTGTTTGTGTAGCCCCGCGGGACGGGCGCTGCGTTAGATACGTAATGCCTGTCCGGCGCTAATTTTTGCCAGCATGTGCTGGCTGATTTGGTGGAGATCCACCACCTCACTGGCTCCCCCGAGCGCAATTGCTTCACGGGGCATACCAAATACTACGCAGCTCGCTTCGTTCTGGGCGATGGTCCAGGCACCGGCTTTGTTCATTGCCAGCAAACCTGCCGCACCGTCGTTGCCCATACCGGTCAGAATGACGCCTACGGCGTTACGACCGGCATACTGCGCGACTGACTTAAAGAGCACGTCCACCGAGGGTTTATGACGATTCACCGGTGGGCCGTCGTGTAATTTCACCTGATAGTTTGCGCCGCTGCGCGTCAGCTCCATATGCATCGCCCCTGGCGCGATATAGGCATGACCCGGCAGAACACGCTCGCCATCTTCCGCTTCCTTCACCGTAATCTGACACAGCTTGTTCAGGCGCTCGGCGAAAGAGCGGGTAAAACCTGGCGGCATATGCTGCGTGATTAACAGCGCCGGACTGGTTGCCGGCAGCGGTTGCAGCACGTGCCTGATCGCTTCGGTGCCGCCGGTAGACGCACCGATGGCAATCAGCTTTTCACTACTGAGCAGCGGGCCTGCCTTAAGCATCACCGGTGAAGGCGATGGCCTGCGCGTATGCAGCTTCGCTCGTGAAGCCGCACGTACTTTGTCGCCAATCATCTGGCTGTAGGCCAGCATGCCTTCCCGGATACCCAACGACGGCTTGGTCACAAAGTCCACCGCGCCCAGCTCCAGTGCCCGAAGCGTGATCTCCGACCCTTTGCCGGTAAGTGATGACACCATCACCACCGGCATCGGACGCAGACGCATCAGTTTTTCCAGAAAATCCAGCCCGTCCATTCGCGGCATTTCGACATCCAGCGTCAGTACGTCGGGATTGAATTCTTTAATCAAATCTCTGGCGACCAGCGGATCGGGGGCCGTTGCCACCATCTCCATGTCCGAATGACTGTTAATGATTTCGGTCATCAGCTGACGCATCAGCGACGAATCATCAACACATAACACTCTGATTTTGCCCATTATCTTTCCTTAGTCAGCCCGTAGACCGTCTGGCCGCGCAGGTAAAACTCTTTACTGATCTGGCTGAAGTTCTCGGAGTGACCGGCAAACAAAATGCCGCCCGGTTTCAGCATCGGTACAAAACGCCGTAGAATTTTTTCCTGCGTTTCTTTATCAAAGTAGATCATCACGTTGCGGCAGAAGATCGCATCAAAGGGTCCCGGCAGCGCCCACTCGTTACCCAGCAGGTTCAGCTGAGCAAAGGTGATGGCATTCGCCAGTTCAGGCCTTGCCCGCACCATGCCTGAATGGGGGCCGGTGCCGCGAAAGAAGAAGCGCTGAAGCTGCTGAGACGACAGCGTGCGCAACTCTTCCTGGCGATAGACGCCCGACAACGCTTTTTCCAGCACCTGAGTGTCGATATCGGTAGCGTGGATCTGAAATTTACCCGGGCCGTTACCCAGCGTTTCTGCCAGCGTCATGGCGATTGAGTAAGGCTCCTCACCGGTAGAGGCAGCGGCGCACCAGACGTTGAAGCTGCCACCACGACGTTTGGCATGATCGGCCAGAATCGGGAAGTGGTGTCCTTCACGGAAAAACGCCGTCAGGTTAGTGGTCAGGGAGTTAATAAACGCCTGCCACTCTCCGCTATTTGCGTCCGCTTCCAGCAGCGCAAGGTAACGACCAAAGTCATCGATTCCTAATGTCCGCAGACGGCGTACCAGGCGGTTGTAAACCATTTCACGCTTGTGATCGCCGAGCACGATGCCCGCGCGCTGATAAATCAGCTGGCTGATGCGCTTAAAATGTGTGTCGGATAACGGCAGGCGCTGTACCATCTGCGACAGCATCGTGGCGTTCTCCGGCGGTGCTAACAACGTTGACTTTTTCATCCAGATCCACCCTGCAAAGTACTGATAAAGGGGTTAAAACAATATTATTTTCCCTGTGAGCCTGCGCAGTGACCTGGTCAGAGCCCCCGACACATACAGTGCTGAGGGCTTTTACTTCAGTGTGTCAGCGTCTGGGGCTGCTGCCGCTTCCTCTACCAGCGCGGCGATCTGTTAGTAAACTCTTTGCTGAGGGTTCCGGCGACTGCCTGAACTCATTCAAATTGCTTAACTACTTTATCGGCAGAAATTCACGCTTCCTGAGACTTATTTTGCGTTGTCGTGAACATCGTTAAAACGTTTCCCAGTTATCGTTTGACGGTGCTGCCGCAACGACTTTGCGTGATGCGGCTGCCGGTGCTTTACTGACGATCGCCTGCGCGACGCTGTCTTTACGGATACGGAACACGGCTACGGCCTGATTCAGACGGCTCGCCTGCTCCTCCAGGGCTGCGGCAGCGGCGGCAGATTCCTCTACCAGCGAGGCGTTCTGCTGCGTGACGCGGTCCATTTCAGTGACGGCGATGCCGACCTGATCGATACCCCGGCTTTGCTCGCCCGATGCTGAAGCGATTTCGCCCATAATGTCAGTCACACGCGTGACCGCACTGACGATATCCGCCATCGTTTCACCCGCGCTCTCGACCAGCTGCGAACCGGTGTCGACACGCGCTACGGAATCTTCGATCAGCCCTTTAATTTCTTTCGCTGCCTGAGCACTACGCTGTGCCAGATTACGCACTTCGCCTGCCACTACCGCAAAGCCACGACCCTGCTCACCGGCACGGGCTGCTTCTACTGCGGCGTTCAGTGCCAGAATGTTGGTCTGGAAAGCAATACCGTCGATTACGCTGGTAATATCCGCGATTTTCTTCGAGCTCCCGGCGATGTCGCTCATGGTTTTCACCACGCCATCCACCACTTTCCCGCCCTTCTGCGCGGTTTCCGACGCGCTCAGCGCCAGCTGGGAAGCCTGACGGGCGTTTTCGGCATTCTGCTTCACGGTCGCCGTCAGCTGTTCCATACTGGCCGCGGTTTCTTCCAGAGAGGCAGCCTGCTCCTCGGTACGGGAAGAGAGATCGTTATTGCCGGCAGAGATTTCGCTGGCACCGGTATAGATAGCGTCAGAACCGTCGCGCACGTCGCTTACCGTACGCACCAGCGACTGCTGCATTTCACGCAGGCTGTCTGCCAGCTGGGTCATTTCGCTACGGCCTTCTACCTCAATCGTCTGCGTCAGGTCGCCGCTGGCGATATGGCGAATATGATCGATGTTGGTTTTCAGCGGCTGAAGCAGCAGGGTACGAATGCCGCTCCAGGCCAGGGCGATAACCACAGCAGAAACCAGTAACACGCCCAGCAACAGCCAGATGCTCTGATGATACGCTGCATCATTCGCCTTAATGCCCTGCTCTGTCAGGCCGTTGATGACCGCCAGCCAGTGGTTATAAGCCTGCTGGAACTGCTCCTGATAGCTCTGAGTCGGCTGAGCCACAAAGTCGTTGAAGCGTCCGGTCTGCATCATGACAATCAGATCGGCCAGCGCGTCATGAAACTGCTTGTAGCTGGCCAGCAGCGCCTGAACATCCTCTGCCTTCTTGCCATCTTCGCTAAGATTGGCATTAAAGAGTTCCAGCGACTTATCTGCCGTCGCCAGGTCAGTCTGTGCCTGAGCCATCAGATCGTTTAATGAAGAACCCGCACCGGAATGGTTGGTGTCCATCACATAACGCAATCCTGCACGGTTCAGCGTGTTACGCGCCTGCACCATGGATACCCAGGAATTGCCCATTGACTGTTGCAACAAGCTCATCTGCTGGCTGAATTCAAAATTCTGCTTATCGCTCTGAACGGTTTTAAAAAACAAACCGCCCGTTCCTAACTGCAATACAGCAAATAACACCAGCACACTAACCAGGCCGGTTACTACTTTCATACTCTTGAACATAACTACCTCAGTAAGGGGCTATTTGATTTAGTTATCGGCTGGTTTTTGGGGAACTTTATGTGGAATTTTTTAAATGTTTCGTCACGGTAAAAAGTCGTTCAAACCCTGGCCGGAATAATTAAAAGGCAATAAGAATGCGTTTTTTAAACGGGAAAAGCGGGTAGAAACCGAAAAGAGACGGGTTAACAGGAAAAGCCGTTTTAAATAAAAAACGGCAGGCTGCTGGCGATCACAGGTAAAGCATTCGGTAAATTTTTACTGAATAACGACGCTACGGTAAAAACAGGAGGCCCAGGAAACGGTAATAAAGCGTCACGGGCCTGGGATAGCCCGTGACGCGCTGGCAAGGACGCCGCTTTTTGCGTCTTTACAGAGGGTTCATGTCCCTCTCGCCAGCACTCTTTTTCTCAACAGCAAGAATTAAAACGTTTCCCAGTTGCCTTCATCGGCCACTGGCGCTGCGGCTTTACGCGCAGCAGGTTTAACGGTGCGTGCAACCGGCGCAGCAGCGCGAGCGCCCTGGTCTTTACGAACACGGAACACGGCAACAGCCTGAGTCAGACGGCTGGCCTGATCTTCCAGCGCGGCCGCTGCGGTAGCGGATTCCTCCACCAGCGAGGCGTTCTGCTGTGTTACACGGTCCATCTCGGTGACAGCGGTGCCCACCTGATCGATACCCCGACTCTGCTCATCAGAAGCAGAAGCGATTTCGCCCATGATGTCGGTGACGCGGGTTACGGCGTTAACGATATCGTTCATCGTTTCACCCGCCGTGCCCACCAGTACGGAACCACTGTCCACACGCGCCACGGAATCTTCGATCAGCCCTTTGATCTCTTTCGCTGCCTGAGCGCTACGCTGTGCCAGATTACGCACTTCGCCTGCCACTACCGCAAAGCCTCGACCCTGCTCACCGGCACGGGCAGCTTCTACTGCGGCGTTCAGTGCCAGAATGTTGGTCTGGAAAGCAATGCCGTCGATCACGCTGGTAATA is a window from the Pantoea sp. CCBC3-3-1 genome containing:
- a CDS encoding chemotaxis response regulator protein-glutamate methylesterase is translated as MGKIRVLCVDDSSLMRQLMTEIINSHSDMEMVATAPDPLVARDLIKEFNPDVLTLDVEMPRMDGLDFLEKLMRLRPMPVVMVSSLTGKGSEITLRALELGAVDFVTKPSLGIREGMLAYSQMIGDKVRAASRAKLHTRRPSPSPVMLKAGPLLSSEKLIAIGASTGGTEAIRHVLQPLPATSPALLITQHMPPGFTRSFAERLNKLCQITVKEAEDGERVLPGHAYIAPGAMHMELTRSGANYQVKLHDGPPVNRHKPSVDVLFKSVAQYAGRNAVGVILTGMGNDGAAGLLAMNKAGAWTIAQNEASCVVFGMPREAIALGGASEVVDLHQISQHMLAKISAGQALRI
- the cheY gene encoding chemotaxis response regulator CheY: MADKNMRFLVVDDFNTMRRIVRNLLKELGFNNVEEAEDGVDALAKLRTGGFDFVVSDWNMPNMDGLQLLQTIRADSTLGKLPVLMVTAEAKKENIIAAAQAGASGYVVKPFTAATLEEKLGKIFEKLGM
- the flhB gene encoding flagellar biosynthesis protein FlhB, encoding MSGDSEEEKTESATAHRIEKAREEGQVPRSRELTSVLMLVAGFGILWMGGESMARKIGRLLAQGLNFDHSVVSDTSQMLRLISSLFLQAVYSLLPIMAGLVVVAIAAPMLLGGVLISGKAIKVDFGKMNPIKGLAKLVSAQTATELVKSILKAILVGCVTWIFIKHNWPEMLRLVSESPYTALASSLNMIAMCCMLVILGLSPMVGFDVFWQLYSYFKGLRMTRQDIRDEHKQQEGDPHVKGRIRQQMRAAARRRMMADVPKADVIVTNPTHFSVALKYDERKMSAPKVVAKGAGEVALRIRELGKEHRVPILEAPPLARALYRHSEIGQHIPGTLYAAVAEVLAWVWQLRRWKLEGGLAPKKPNNLPVPEALDFVPDEKD
- the cheZ gene encoding protein phosphatase CheZ, which encodes MSELSKPSTDAASANEIISRIGSLTRMLRDSLRELGLDQAIAEAAEAIPDARDRLDYVVQMTAQAAERALNCVEAAQPRQAEMENGAKALKGRWDEWFENPIELADARSLVSDTRGYLESVPEHTGFTNAQLMEIMMAQDFQDLTGQVIKRMMDVIQEIERQLLMVLLENMPEQPVRPKKDADSLKNGPQINGEAPGVVANQDQVDDLLDSLGF
- the cheR gene encoding protein-glutamate O-methyltransferase CheR yields the protein MKKSTLLAPPENATMLSQMVQRLPLSDTHFKRISQLIYQRAGIVLGDHKREMVYNRLVRRLRTLGIDDFGRYLALLEADANSGEWQAFINSLTTNLTAFFREGHHFPILADHAKRRGGSFNVWCAAASTGEEPYSIAMTLAETLGNGPGKFQIHATDIDTQVLEKALSGVYRQEELRTLSSQQLQRFFFRGTGPHSGMVRARPELANAITFAQLNLLGNEWALPGPFDAIFCRNVMIYFDKETQEKILRRFVPMLKPGGILFAGHSENFSQISKEFYLRGQTVYGLTKER
- the flhA gene encoding flagellar biosynthesis protein FlhA, with protein sequence MANLAALLRLPNMKDTQWQVMAGPVLILMILSMMVLPLPPFILDLLFTFNIALSIMVLLVAMFTQKTLEFAAFPTILLFSTLLRLALNVASTRIILMEGHTGAAAAGQVVEAFGHFLVGGNFAIGIVVFIILVIINFMVITKGAGRIAEVGARFVLDGMPGKQMAIDADLNAGLIGEDEAKKRRAEVTQEADFYGSMDGASKFVRGDAVAGIMIMVINVIGGLLVGVVQHGMDVGHAAETYTLLTIGDGLVAQIPALVISTAAGVIVTRVATDQDVGEQMVTQLFKNPRVMMLSAGVLGLLGLVPGMPNLVFLLFTAALLGLAWYLRGKESKPKAAPQSSMVKPTETPANVEASWTDVQLEDSLGMEVGYRLIPMVDNTQDGELLGRIRSIRKKFAQEMGFLPPVVHIRDNMDLPPARYRILMKGVEIGSGDAYPGRWMAINPGTAAGTLPGEVTVDPAFGLSAIWIDSALKEQAQIQGFTVVEASTVVATHMNHLIGQYASELFGRQEAQQLLDRVTQEMPKLTEDLIPGVITLTTLHKVLQNLLAEKVSIRDMRTIIETLAEHATVQTDPHELTSVVRVALGRAITQQWYPGNGEVQVIGLDTTLERLLLQALQGGGGLEPGLADRLLAQAQNALAQQEALGAPPVLLVNHPLRALLARFLRRNLPQLMVISNLELTDNRQIRMTSTIGGH
- a CDS encoding methyl-accepting chemotaxis protein codes for the protein MFKSMKVVTGLVSVLVLFAVLQLGTGGLFFKTVQSDKQNFEFSQQMSLLQQSMGNSWVSMVQARNTLNRAGLRYVMDTNHSGAGSSLNDLMAQAQTDLATADKSLELFNANLSEDGKKAEDVQALLASYKQFHDALADLIVMMQTGRFNDFVAQPTQSYQEQFQQAYNHWLAVINGLTEQGIKANDAAYHQSIWLLLGVLLVSAVVIALAWSGIRTLLLQPLKTNIDHIRHIASGDLTQTIEVEGRSEMTQLADSLREMQQSLVRTVSDVRDGSDAIYTGASEISAGNNDLSSRTEEQAASLEETAASMEQLTATVKQNAENARQASQLALSASETAQKGGKVVDGVVKTMSDIAGSSKKIADITSVIDGIAFQTNILALNAAVEAARAGEQGRGFAVVAGEVRNLAQRSAQAAKEIKGLIEDSVARVDTGSQLVESAGETMADIVSAVTRVTDIMGEIASASGEQSRGIDQVGIAVTEMDRVTQQNASLVEESAAAAAALEEQASRLNQAVAVFRIRKDSVAQAIVSKAPAAASRKVVAAAPSNDNWETF